One Sediminibacillus dalangtanensis genomic region harbors:
- a CDS encoding MDR family MFS transporter, with the protein MSELAQTASANNTKRPLVLAALVISMFMAAIEGTIVATAMPNIVGDLGGFSVYSWVFSSFLLMQAVTTLIYGKLSDLFGRKPIFLIGVVIFLAGSLLCGLATTMTMLVVFRVIQGLGAGAVQPIVTTIVGDMYTVEERSKIQGYLASVWGISSVVGPLLGGFIVRFSDWAWIFWMNIPLGIIGMIGVIIFFHEDVTKEKKSIDYMGSSLFFIAISALIVVLVQGGAAWAWISPQVLILIAIFIVGAVLFIWQEKKATAPMMPLGIWNNKLITIANLATLTSGMMMIGLSSFLPTYVQAVMGYSAIVAGFTLCTMSIGWPISATIAGHLVLKIGFRQTAILGGTALGIGGLLFMFLDPGKGPVYAGISSFVVGVGMGLSSTTFIVAIQSSVDWKTRGVATSLNMFMRIIGSALGAAVLGGVLNMRMNQLMQDSGDSGSDIIDSSSTNALLDETMRSRLPENALEQLQASLSTALHAVYIGLFAIGLITFALTLFFPKIERK; encoded by the coding sequence ATGTCAGAACTCGCACAAACCGCTTCAGCAAATAACACAAAACGCCCTCTTGTGTTAGCAGCTTTGGTGATCTCCATGTTCATGGCAGCAATTGAGGGAACGATTGTCGCTACGGCGATGCCAAACATCGTCGGGGATCTTGGCGGTTTTTCAGTTTACAGTTGGGTTTTCTCTTCTTTTCTGTTAATGCAGGCAGTCACTACGCTTATCTATGGAAAACTATCAGACTTGTTCGGCAGGAAACCGATATTTCTAATAGGCGTCGTCATATTTTTGGCCGGTTCCCTGTTATGCGGACTGGCTACGACGATGACGATGCTAGTTGTGTTTCGGGTCATACAGGGTCTGGGCGCTGGGGCGGTCCAGCCAATCGTCACGACCATTGTGGGAGATATGTACACCGTCGAAGAACGTTCCAAAATCCAGGGCTATTTGGCCAGCGTTTGGGGGATTTCTTCCGTTGTCGGTCCGCTGCTGGGAGGCTTTATTGTTCGTTTTTCGGACTGGGCATGGATTTTTTGGATGAACATTCCGCTGGGGATTATCGGGATGATCGGTGTTATTATATTTTTCCATGAGGATGTTACCAAGGAAAAGAAATCGATCGACTACATGGGCTCGAGTTTGTTTTTTATCGCCATTTCTGCTTTGATTGTTGTGCTCGTACAAGGCGGGGCAGCCTGGGCTTGGATTTCGCCGCAGGTACTGATATTGATAGCCATATTTATTGTTGGGGCCGTTTTGTTTATTTGGCAGGAGAAAAAAGCCACAGCACCAATGATGCCACTGGGAATCTGGAATAACAAATTGATTACCATCGCCAACCTGGCAACCTTGACTTCCGGCATGATGATGATCGGGTTGTCCAGTTTTCTGCCAACCTATGTACAAGCCGTAATGGGGTATTCCGCCATTGTTGCCGGGTTTACGTTGTGCACCATGTCGATTGGCTGGCCGATTTCCGCAACCATTGCCGGCCATCTGGTATTGAAAATCGGCTTCAGGCAGACTGCGATTTTGGGAGGAACTGCTCTGGGGATCGGCGGTTTGCTGTTTATGTTCCTCGATCCTGGGAAAGGACCTGTCTATGCGGGGATAAGTTCGTTTGTGGTTGGCGTAGGAATGGGATTGTCCAGCACTACCTTTATTGTTGCAATTCAAAGCAGTGTCGACTGGAAAACACGCGGCGTGGCTACATCCTTGAACATGTTCATGCGTATCATCGGCAGCGCGCTCGGTGCAGCAGTCCTCGGTGGTGTGCTCAACATGCGGATGAACCAATTGATGCAGGACAGCGGGGACTCCGGCTCTGATATCATCGACAGCAGCTCTACCAACGCACTGCTGGACGAAACCATGCGCAGCCGCCTGCCGGAAAACGCCCTAGAACAGCTGCAGGCCTCCCTGTCCACAGCATTGCATGCCGTCTATATCGGCCTGTTCGCCATCGGACTCATCACATTCGCCCTGACCCTCTTCTTCCCCAAGATAGAGCGGAAATAA